Genomic DNA from Paenibacillus sp. KS-LC4:
CCAGGAGCACCGCTGGGTAGCCAAGTACGGACGGGATAAGCGCTGAAAGCATCTAAGCGCGAAGCCCCCCTCAAGATGAGATTTCCCAATTTAGTAAGACCCCTTGAAGACGACGAGGTTGATAGGTTCGGGGTGGAAGCGCAGCAATGCGTGCAGCTGACGAATACTAATCGGTCGAGGGCTTATCCTAATAACACGCTAAAGTTTCAGAGCTTGTCTTTCGCATCCAGTTTTCAATGTGTAATGCATATCGGAGCATTAGCTTTATATAATAAGCCTGTCACTATTCATGTGACAGGCTTATTTATTTTTAAATAAAAACGAATTTATTAATTGCTAAACTTTATACATAGCCGAAAATCTATGGAAACACTCGTTAACGTCCAATAAATAGCTCCAATCGTCATGAAACCGGCTTACAACAGCGTTTAAGGCTGTTTTCCAAACCGTTAACGCTTTCCGACAACGTCTGACCGCGATGCGCTTATGCTAAAATGAACGGGAAAGATGAAGTTCATGTAAACAGAGAGAGGCAGGGTCAGTATACATATGCGAACATGGCCGAGATTGGACTATTTTTTCAGCAGGGGAGCGGCTATTCCGCCAGAGAGAAGGCTTGGCAGAGAGGCCGTTATCTCCATTATTATTCATGGTTGTTTTCAATTTGGTGCATCCATGTCCGGATTGTTTCTTAATTTATACTTGTGGCGGTTAACGCAGGATTTAACGGTAAATGCGCTTTACAACATCATAGTATTTCTAATGACACCGGTCACGTTCGCGGTAGGGGGCTGGATTGCGAAACGTAAAGACCGCATGGTAACCTACAGAATTGGTATTGTTTTAATAGCAGTCTTTTATTTAATGGTTGTAATTACTGGTGAACAGGTCGTTAATTATTATGTTTTGTTTGCCATATGTAATGGTATTGCTGGGGGACTGTATTGGACGGGATATTTAGTCATTCAATATGATGTTTCTACGGAAGCGAATCGGATTCGTTTTTTAGCGCTGAATATGATTGTATTCAATACGGCGGGATTGCTCGGTCCGGCGTTGGCCGGATTTATTATTTCACGGAATGAAGGGCTGCAGGGATACGTTATTATTTTTATGCTCGCCTTCGTTATGTTTGTTGTAGCAGCCATTGTGAGCTTTCGGATTCCAATTGTAAAATCGCATCACCGTGCGTATTATTTACGGTTTATGGGTCTTGCAATGAATAAAAACAGGCGGTGGTTCAAGTCGCTTGTCAGCTTTTTTATACTTGGACTTTTTCAAGGGATTATGTTGTTTTTACCGAATATTTTATTGTTTCAGACGGTGGGGCGTGAGGATCGGGTCGGCTATTTAGGAGTTGCTTTTTCGGCGCTTACCGTGATAACGGGTTATGTTATATCGAGAAAAGCTCAGAAGGAGCAAGTGCAGAAATATGTGCTGTTTTCTACAACTGGGGTTGCCATAGGGGCTGCGCTGCTGCTCATTTCGGTAGATTTTTGGTCCGTGCTGCTGTTTATGATTTTGTTTTCCATCTGCAATCCGCTTGCAGTCAATACATTGACCTCCTATTATTACCGACTAATTGGTACGCTTCCTCTTAAAGGACAGCTGCGTGTAGAATGCGTTGTCATGCGCGAGTTGTTTCTAAATGTTGGCCGAGTTGTGTCTATTGGCTGCTTAATTTTGTTTGCTGGCGATGTGACGTCTATCTGGCTGCCAGTCGTGCTGTTCGGGGCTGCGCTCGCACAATATTTGCTGTCTTTGTTAATTAGCGAGAAGCAGCCCGGACAAGCAAAGGCTTCTGAACGTGCAGGAGAGTAAACTAATCGTCTTTACGGCCATAGCTTCGGGCAAAGCGCATGATCCGGTTGTAGGTGCGGCGATCAATCCATTTTAATGGACGAAATTGGGGATGATTGGAATTGACCTCAAGTATCCAT
This window encodes:
- a CDS encoding MFS transporter, producing MRTWPRLDYFFSRGAAIPPERRLGREAVISIIIHGCFQFGASMSGLFLNLYLWRLTQDLTVNALYNIIVFLMTPVTFAVGGWIAKRKDRMVTYRIGIVLIAVFYLMVVITGEQVVNYYVLFAICNGIAGGLYWTGYLVIQYDVSTEANRIRFLALNMIVFNTAGLLGPALAGFIISRNEGLQGYVIIFMLAFVMFVVAAIVSFRIPIVKSHHRAYYLRFMGLAMNKNRRWFKSLVSFFILGLFQGIMLFLPNILLFQTVGREDRVGYLGVAFSALTVITGYVISRKAQKEQVQKYVLFSTTGVAIGAALLLISVDFWSVLLFMILFSICNPLAVNTLTSYYYRLIGTLPLKGQLRVECVVMRELFLNVGRVVSIGCLILFAGDVTSIWLPVVLFGAALAQYLLSLLISEKQPGQAKASERAGE